The DNA region ACTGCAGCGCTTTGATTGCAAGGACGATATTTTACAATGACATTATACAAAAGCTGGGAGAATGGAAAGACAACGCGACCATACAGACGGGCACTGGCATAGAATTCCAGAAAATACCTTTAATTACGCCTTTGATGAATAAGCTGAAAAGCATCATTGGATTTGGCCCTGTCAGGGACGAGCCGACAAAATTCTGGACGGGAGAGAGCAAATTCATAAACATGCGCCTATGCAACGATACGGAAAAAGGAGGGTTCAATGTAAAAAGTGCATACAGGCTCGAAGCCCAGAGGACAGGGTTGATCGGCGATAAAATTGTTAAAGGCGGCAAGTACCAGCTGGAAAGCAATTATATATTTACATTTAATCACGGCTCCTATTATCTTTTCGAGGCGGGAGATATGCTTGAACTAGACCAGTTTGGCTTGGGATTGAAAACAGGTTTGTCAGGCAAGGGAACATACGATGTTCGCCATATCGTCAATATGGATTACGGACCCTCAATGACTTTCATAGAGAGCTGCCTCGTCGGCAAAACGGAAGGTCTATCACCATACAATACACTGTCTCAGGCTTTTATCCATGCGGGTGTAAATGCATTCATCGCCTCTACTAGATATACTGCAGACCCTGGCTATCTTGAGCCGGGACTGGTTTTTGAAGGATTTGGTTTCAAAGGGTATGTTAATGCAACTTTCAATCTCTTGCTTAAAGGGGAATATCCAGATTTACATTTCGGCAGTTTGATAGCCGAGGATTTCATTCTTGATTTGATACTGAATGACAGCACAACGGGCATGGCTTTGAGGAATGCAAAAAATGCTTACCTTCCAAAGGATGCAAACTCGACATTCCTGTGGACCCCTCCTCTAAACGATGAACTATGCTCAGGAGGAGCAAAGGTACTGGATAAAAAGTATGTGGCAATCCATGAGTTTGTGCTGTACGGGGATCCTGCCTTCAATCCGTATGAGCCGGTAAACCGTAAATAAAAGGAAAACAATATAAAGAGCTAAAACCTTTCGTACTCAGAGGGCAAGGAGGAAACCCCTCTCTTTCTTCTTTCCAGTCTAAAAACTCCTGATTCCAAGCTCCTCTCTACTCTTTCCTGCTTCTTGGAGGACTTCTTCAGATACGTAAATGTTGCAGCCTTCCCTTGCAGCAAGGGCTATACAATCGCTGGGACGTGCATCCATAACTATCTCTCTGGCTTTTTTGTCCTTGTAGTATTCTATATAAAGTTTAGCCATGAAAACACCACCATGAAGTTCATCTATAACGACTTTTTTTATCGATCCGCCCATCGCATTTATTATCCTTATAAAAATGTCATGCGTCATCGGTCTGCTGGGCACTTTTCCCTGTATTCCATTCAGTATACTTTCGGCCTGCCATCTGGTTACATAAATGGGGAGCGCCAATTTTTCCTCGACCAAGATTATCTCTGAAAAATTCTCGTCATTATAATAGCTTGGATAAATTTCCATTTTTATTAATTTGCCATTCATTTTATCGATACCAGCTTTTTTATTCTGCCCACCACGTTAGGATGTGAAGAAACTATTTCAAGTATTTTATCGGTGGTTTTTACTTTTGCGCTCCTTGCAAATTTTTCCACTTCATACATGTCAAGATGCCCATCAAGGTTAAGGTCAGCCTCTCTCAGGTCCATTATGTCTCTTCTGGCTGTTGATGGGTCGGTTGCAAGAAATGCCTTGCTCCCCTCAACTTTTTTCAATTCTTTTGCATCTACCCTCGTTGTATCAAGCGTTATTCTGTACAGAGCGGAGGCGAGTGCATACGGCTTGCCTGTAAGCTCCACACTTCCGTAGTCTGCATAATACTCCCTTATTCTGCTTACATACAGTACTATCAGATTTGTCAGTAGATAGAGGAAAAATGCAATTATTGCAATAATCACCCCCTCGTTCCTTCTCCCTCTTCCCCAAAGAAAAGACCAGAAAGCGATGTAACATATGAGGGGAACTACAGAAAGCGTGGTTATCACAACCATATCACGATGGCGAAGATGGGACATCTCATGCCCCAGGACAGCCTCCATTTCCTCTTCGTTTAACCTTTCCAAAAGTCCGGCAGTTACACAAACCCGTCCGTCTTTCCTGCTTCTGCCGAACGCAAATGCATTTGGCACTTTTATCTGCGAAATTCCGACTTTTGGCATTGGTAGTTTTGCCTCTGACGCCAAATGTTCAACCATGCCGTATAGTTTTGGATTATCTTCCCTCTTTATGTACCTGACCCGCATGCTTATTTCAACCATCTTTGGGCCTGTTAAGTACTGGACAAGTACTATGAGCAATGCAATTATGGCAAGCGGCAGAGGATATGCAAATCCCAGCAGATATGCAATGAGAGTGATGAAACCATAGATTAGTGCAAACATGGCTGCAATGGCAATCGCCAGGCGTGTTTGTAGCCACAGCGTGGACATGGTTTTTACATACATCCCGCAATAAATAAAATTTTCTAATTGGATGACCGTTAATTATTTATTCCATCCTTCTTTTTACCTGCAACTATGGAAAAAAAAGCGTTATCTGTTTTGGTTATTCTGTGTTTTTTAGTTTCTGCAGCTTTCTCTACATGGCTTATAGAAAAAGAAGATAGCAAATCTGTTGAATTTTGGGAACACCATATATTATCGTTTAATAAACCGGATAATGTAACAGTTGTCATTGACATCATGAGAGTGAGGACAATGACGGTAAAGGAAGATATGCCCAATATTTATTTTAAAATATATATCAATGGTGAAGATTCTGTATTGTTACCCCAATCTTACAAAGGAAAAGACATATGGATTGAAGAGCCTGTAGCAAGTAAAGAAATTTCTTATAATCCGGAAGAGAAGGTAAATATCCAAATCCAGGTATGGAAGAAAGAACTGCTATTTGATAAACCCTGCGATATTTCAAGAGCTAATAGCCCTTTCTTGGCTGGAAGAATTATAAATATTTCTTATGATGTCAAGAGGGGAGGATGGACAGGTGATGATTATCTTGGTGATGAGAATGGCTACGGGCATTGCTCCGGCTTTGAGGATGGAAACGAAAACGAAAATGATTGCGAAATATGGTTCGATATATATCAATCGGGTGATGGCTGGGATGAGGATCATTTGACTTATTGGGAAAAGGTAAATATTTATGACCTAAACGTTTCCAGAGATTATACGGGAGAGGATTTTGATGGGGACAGTGTTCCTATTGAATGGGAAGATAAGTATGGATATGATCCTTTTGTCTGGGATAATCACGCCAATATGGATCCAGATGAGGATGGATTGACAGATGTGGAGGAATGGAAAACATCCAAATGGCTTTCGGACCCATTCGCCCAAGATATTTTTGTGGAGGTAGACGGAATGGAAGGAAAATATTCGTGGAGCAAACCATATATCTTTCCGAAAGAGTCACAATATCTCCTATGCAATGCATTTGCGAGGCACGACATTACCATTCACATAGATGATGGTAACCTAAACGATGGTGGGAATTTGATCCCATATGATGGACTCATGTCTTACGGTGGATTGATTAGTGCTCGCTCTAAATACTTTTTGCACTGGAACCAGAATAACTGGAAGCGTGGGGTTTTCCATTACGCAATTATTTGCTGCCAGATAGATTTTTCCCGTCGCCCCGCTGGTGGAATGGCCTTCTATATCGACAGCTTTACTATCGGAGGGCAGTATGTGAGGAACTGGACATG from Candidatus Thermoplasmatota archaeon includes:
- a CDS encoding bifunctional nuclease family protein, whose protein sequence is MNGKLIKMEIYPSYYNDENFSEIILVEEKLALPIYVTRWQAESILNGIQGKVPSRPMTHDIFIRIINAMGGSIKKVVIDELHGGVFMAKLYIEYYKDKKAREIVMDARPSDCIALAAREGCNIYVSEEVLQEAGKSREELGIRSF
- a CDS encoding zinc metalloprotease HtpX, whose translation is MSTLWLQTRLAIAIAAMFALIYGFITLIAYLLGFAYPLPLAIIALLIVLVQYLTGPKMVEISMRVRYIKREDNPKLYGMVEHLASEAKLPMPKVGISQIKVPNAFAFGRSRKDGRVCVTAGLLERLNEEEMEAVLGHEMSHLRHRDMVVITTLSVVPLICYIAFWSFLWGRGRRNEGVIIAIIAFFLYLLTNLIVLYVSRIREYYADYGSVELTGKPYALASALYRITLDTTRVDAKELKKVEGSKAFLATDPSTARRDIMDLREADLNLDGHLDMYEVEKFARSAKVKTTDKILEIVSSHPNVVGRIKKLVSIK